In Carya illinoinensis cultivar Pawnee chromosome 7, C.illinoinensisPawnee_v1, whole genome shotgun sequence, the following are encoded in one genomic region:
- the LOC122316273 gene encoding uncharacterized protein LOC122316273: MEGFIKLIDDCVLIDLWYEGTYFTWWSNREREHNINERLDHFLANNAWCQTFPMAKVTHGSAAYSDHVHILFQTEDCIPRRRGSRPFGFKAMWVEDDECGKVIKNAWSFNSSLGPINDVLQKLEGYSEHLAKWNKQHFGLVHKRVQQARDKLPKVGNNNALKQVELQQARDDLQCWLEMDEIRWR, from the coding sequence ATGGAAGGTTTCATAAAGTTGATTGATGATTGTGTATTAATAGACCTGTGGTATGAGGGCACATATTTCACTTGGTGGAGCAATAGAGAAAGAGAGCataacataaatgaaagatTGGACCATTTCTTGGCTAATAACGCATGGTGCCAAACTTTTCCTATGGCAAAAGTGACACATGGTTCAGCTGCGTATTCTGACCATGTACATATCCTGTTCCAAACAGAAGATTGTATTCCAAGAAGAAGGGGCTCCAGACCTTTTGGATTTAAAGCAATGTGGGTGGAAGATGATGAGTGTGGAAAGGTGATTAAGAATGCTTGGTCTTTCAACTCTAGTCTTGGCCCTATAAATGATGTGCTGCAAAAACTTGAAGGTTATAGTGAACACCTAGCAAAGTGGAACAAGCAACATTTTGGCCTAGTACATAAGAGGGTTCAGCAAGCTAGAGACAAGCTGCCAAAAGTTGGAAATAACAATGCTCTAAAACAGGTTGAACTGCAGCAGGCTAGAGATGACTTGCAATGCTGGCTTGAGATGGATGAGATAAGATGGAGATAG
- the LOC122315359 gene encoding general transcription and DNA repair factor IIH helicase subunit XPD, with protein sequence MKFQIEDVTVYFPYDHIYPEQYAYMLELKRALDAKGHCLLEMPTGTGKTIALLSLITSYVLSKPHNPVKLIYCTRTVHEMEKTLAELNLLHNYQTTHLGDRAKILAVGLSSRKNLCVNPRVLAAENRDSVDAGCRRLTASWVRAAAAANPNVPTCEFFEEYERAGSSAVLPPGVYTLQDLRAYGKKKGWCPYFLARHMVQFANVVVYSYQYLLDPKVAGIISKEMQRESVVVFDEAHNIDNVCIEALSVSVRRQTLEGARRNLNKMRQEIEKFKATDAGRLRAEYNRLVEGLAQRGNLALTDTWLSNPALPDDILKEAVPGNIRRAEHFVHVLRRLVQYLEGRLETENVEKEGPVAFVSSLNTHAGIDQKTLKFCYDRLHSLMLTLEITDTDEFLHIQTICDFATLVGTYTRGFSIIIEPFDERMPHIPDPVLQLSCHDASLAIKPVFDRFQSVVITSGTLSPIDLYPRLLNFHPVVSRSFKMSLTRDCICPMVLTRGSDQLPVSTKFDMRSDKGVVRNYGRLLVEMASIVPDGIVCFFVSYSYMDGIVNSWNENGLLKDIMQHKLVFIETQDVVETTLALDNYRKACDCGRGAIFFSVARGKVAEGIDFDRHYGRLVIMFGVPFQYTLSKILLARLEYLRDTFQIKEGDFLTFDALRQAAQCVGRVIRSKADYGMMIFADKRYSRHDKRSKLPGWILSHLRDSHLNLSTDMALHIAREFLRKMAQPYDKAGGSSSKTLLSQEDVEKMSDGNFNEMLY encoded by the exons ATGAAGTTCCAAATAGAGGACGTAACAGTATACTTCCCCTACGACCACATATACCCAGAGCAATATGCCTACATGCTCGAACTCAAACGAGCCCTCGATGCCAAGGGTCACTGCCTTCTCGAAATGCCCACCGGCACAGGCAAGACCATCGCCCTCCTCTCCCTCATCACCAGCTACGTCCTCTCCAAGCCCCACAACCCCGTCAAGCTCATCTACTGCACCCGCACTGTCCATGAGATGGAGAAAACCCTCGCcgagctcaacctcctccacaaCTACCAGACCACCCATCTCGGCGACCGCGCTAAGATCCTTGCCGTTGGCCTCTCCTCTCGCAAGAACCTCTGCGTTAATCCGCGGGTTCTTGCGGCCGAGAATCGCGATTCTGTGGACGCCGGCTGCCGGAGGTTGACGGCCAGTTGGGTCAGAGCGGCGGCGGCGGCGAACCCGAATGTGCCTACGTGCGAGTTCTTTGAGGAGTATGAGAGGGCAGGGTCCAGTGCGGTTTTGCCTCCCGGAGTTTATACCTTGCAG GATCTGAGGGCATACGGAAAGAAGAAAGGGTGGTGTCCATACTTTTTGGCACGGCATATGGTGCAGTTTGCAAATGTGGTGGTTTATAGTTACCAGTATTTGCTGGATCCCAAGGTGGCTGGGATTATATCTAAGGAAATGCAGAGGGAATCTGTTGTGGTGTTTGATGAGGCGCATAACATTGATAATGTGTGTATTGAGGCTCTTAGCGTTAGTGTGAGAAGGCAGACACTTGAAGGGGCCAGAAGGAATCTTAACAAAATGCGTCAGGAGATTGAGAA GTTCAAGGCCACAGATGCTGGTAGACTGCGGGCAGAATACAATCGTCTTGTTGAGGGTTTGGCACAGAGAGGAAACCTGGCAC TCACGGACACCTGGCTCTCTAATCCGGCCTTACCTGATGATATTTTGAAGGAGGCCGTGCCTGGAAATATTCGCAGAGCAGAGCACTTTGTGCATGTCTTACGCAGATTGGTCCAGTATTTGGAGGGGCGGCTGGAAACTGAGAATGTTGAGAAGGAGGGTCCTGTTGCTTTTGTTTCCTCTCTTAATACCCATGCTGGAATTGATCAAAAAACACTGAAATTTTGTTATGATCGACTACATTCGCTAATGTTGACACTTGAAATCACTGACACAGATGAGTTCTTGCATATACAAACAATATGTGACTTTGCAACACTTGTTGGGACGTACACTCGTGGTTTTTCAATTATAATTGAACCTTTCGATGAGAGAATGCCGCATATTCCTGACCCTGTGCTACAG CTTAGTTGCCACGATGCTTCTCTTGCCATAAAGCCCGTATTTGATCGATTTCAGTCAGTTGTCATTACATCTGGAACTTTGAGTCCAATTGATCTCTACCCCCGCCTTCTTAATTTCCATCCAGTTGTCAGTCGGAGTTTTAAAATGTCCTTAACAAGAGATTGCATATGTCCGATGGTTCTCACCCGTGGAAG TGACCAACTTCCGGTCAGTACCAAATTTGACATGAGAAGTGATAAGGGTGTTGTGAGAAACTATGGAAGGCTCTTGGTGGAGATGGCATCTATTGTTCCAGATGGGATTGTATGTTTTTTCGTAAGTTACTCATATATGGATGGAATAGTGAATAGTTGGAATGAAAATGGACTTTTGAAG GATATAATGCAGCATAAGCTTGTCTTCATCGAGACTCAGGATGTTGTAGAAACTACTTTGGCTCTTGACAACTATCGCAAGGCTTGTGATTGTGGGCGGGGTGCTATCTTTTTCTCTGTTGCTAG GGGAAAAGTTGCTGAAGGTATAGACTTTGATCGCCATTATGGTAGACTTGTCATCATGTTTGGTGTCCCTTTCCAATACACATTGAGCAA GATTTTGCTTGCACGGTTGGAATATCTACGGGATACCTTTCAGATCAAGGAAGGAGATTTTCTGACTTTCGATGCTTTG AGACAAGCTGCTCAATGCGTGGGCCGAGTCATCCGCTCAAAGGCTGATTATGGGATGATGATCTTTGCTGACAAAAG GTATAGCCGTCATGACAAGCGCTCTAAATTGCCTGGTTGGATATTGTCGCATTTACGTGATTCACACCTGAATTTGAGCACGGATATGGCTCTGCATATAGCTCGGGAG